A genomic region of Zea mays cultivar B73 chromosome 6, Zm-B73-REFERENCE-NAM-5.0, whole genome shotgun sequence contains the following coding sequences:
- the LOC100284820 gene encoding uncharacterized protein LOC100284820 precursor — MEFKRDVWSLLLVLLLGQLVAFSMAASSFASSLIANLGVDAPLTQSFLAYLLLTLVYVPIVLRRRQKLQIAWYWYLALAFFDVQGNYLVVKAYQYSYITSVTLLDCWTVVWVVMLTWYALGTRYSLWQFVGAGTCVAGLALVLLSDAKSQDEQDPKKIPLLGDALVIAGTVGFAFSNVGEEYCVKKKDRVEVVAMLGLFGLLISTAQILVFERKGLEAVTWSPTMISLFAGFAVAIFVFYTVAPFVLKMSGATLFNLSLLTSDMWAVAIRVLFYQQEINRLYYLAFAVVAIGLIIYSLNDRSSDDETAGSTEAPAQYQQLPIEDNSTRIGSSSGKRLIGPRS, encoded by the exons ATGGAGTTCAAGAGGGATGTATGGAGCCTGCTCCTCGTGCTGCTCCTCGGGCAGCTCGTCGCcttctccatggccgcctcaagcTTCGCCTCCTCCCTCATTGCTAATCTTG GAGTCGATGCCCCACTGACACAGTCTTTCTTAGCCTACCTGTTGCTGACCTTAGTCTATGTACCAATCGTCCTGCGTCGACGGCAGAAGCTGCAA ATAGCTTGGTACTGGTACCTAGCTCTGGCCTTCTTTGATGTACAGGGGAACTATCTTG TTGTGAAGGCGTACCAGTACTCATACATTACCAGTGTGACTTTGTTGGATTGCTGGACTGTTGTATGGGTCGTCATGCTCACCTGGTACGCACTGGGCACAAGATACTCACTCTGGCAGTTCGTGGGGGCAGGGACCTGTGTGGCAGGGCTCGCCCTTGTGCTGCTTTCAGATGCAAAATCTCAAGATGAGCAAG ATCCGAAAAAAATaccacttctgggggatgcccttGTTATTGCTGGGACAGTTGGTTTTGCATTTAGCAATGTTGGGGAG GAATACTGTGTCAAGAAAAAGGATAGAGTTGAAGTTGTTGCAATGCTTGGTCTCTTTGGGTTGCTGATCAGCACAGCGCAGAT ACTTGTATTTGAAAGGAAGGGCCTAGAAGCAGTTACATGGTCTCCAACAATG ATAAGTCTGTTTGCAGGATTTGCAGTGGCAATTTTCGTATTCTACACAGTTGCTCCtttcgttcttaag ATGAGTGGAGCTACATTGTTCAACCTTTCACTGCTAACATCTGACATGTGGGCAGTCGCCATTCGAGTTTTATTCTATCAGCAAGAG ATAAACAGGTTGTACTACCTAGCATTCGCAGTTGTGGCCATTGGATTAATCATCTATTCGTTGAA TGATAGATCTTCAGATGATGAAACAGCTGGAAGTACAGAAGCACCGGCCCAATATCAGCAACTTCCAATTGAAGACAATTCAACAAGAATTGGTTCTAGTTCAG GAAAACGTTTAATTGGCCCAAGAAGCTAA
- the LOC100284820 gene encoding uncharacterized protein isoform X1 yields the protein MYGACSSCCSSGSSSPSPWPPQASPPPSLLILVFNLSPLIELTRIHRLVGVHGVDAPLTQSFLAYLLLTLVYVPIVLRRRQKLQIAWYWYLALAFFDVQGNYLVVKAYQYSYITSVTLLDCWTVVWVVMLTWYALGTRYSLWQFVGAGTCVAGLALVLLSDAKSQDEQDPKKIPLLGDALVIAGTVGFAFSNVGEEYCVKKKDRVEVVAMLGLFGLLISTAQILVFERKGLEAVTWSPTMISLFAGFAVAIFVFYTVAPFVLKMSGATLFNLSLLTSDMWAVAIRVLFYQQEINRLYYLAFAVVAIGLIIYSLNDRSSDDETAGSTEAPAQYQQLPIEDNSTRIGSSSGSQERTHKEEVHIC from the exons ATGTATGGAGCCTGCTCCTCGTGCTGCTCCTCGGGCAGCTCGTCGCcttctccatggccgcctcaagcTTCGCCTCCTCCCTCATTGCTAATCTTGGTATTCAATCTTTCACCTCTCATTGAGCTGACCAGAATACACAGACTTGTTGGTGTCCATG GAGTCGATGCCCCACTGACACAGTCTTTCTTAGCCTACCTGTTGCTGACCTTAGTCTATGTACCAATCGTCCTGCGTCGACGGCAGAAGCTGCAA ATAGCTTGGTACTGGTACCTAGCTCTGGCCTTCTTTGATGTACAGGGGAACTATCTTG TTGTGAAGGCGTACCAGTACTCATACATTACCAGTGTGACTTTGTTGGATTGCTGGACTGTTGTATGGGTCGTCATGCTCACCTGGTACGCACTGGGCACAAGATACTCACTCTGGCAGTTCGTGGGGGCAGGGACCTGTGTGGCAGGGCTCGCCCTTGTGCTGCTTTCAGATGCAAAATCTCAAGATGAGCAAG ATCCGAAAAAAATaccacttctgggggatgcccttGTTATTGCTGGGACAGTTGGTTTTGCATTTAGCAATGTTGGGGAG GAATACTGTGTCAAGAAAAAGGATAGAGTTGAAGTTGTTGCAATGCTTGGTCTCTTTGGGTTGCTGATCAGCACAGCGCAGAT ACTTGTATTTGAAAGGAAGGGCCTAGAAGCAGTTACATGGTCTCCAACAATG ATAAGTCTGTTTGCAGGATTTGCAGTGGCAATTTTCGTATTCTACACAGTTGCTCCtttcgttcttaag ATGAGTGGAGCTACATTGTTCAACCTTTCACTGCTAACATCTGACATGTGGGCAGTCGCCATTCGAGTTTTATTCTATCAGCAAGAG ATAAACAGGTTGTACTACCTAGCATTCGCAGTTGTGGCCATTGGATTAATCATCTATTCGTTGAA TGATAGATCTTCAGATGATGAAACAGCTGGAAGTACAGAAGCACCGGCCCAATATCAGCAACTTCCAATTGAAGACAATTCAACAAGAATTGGTTCTAGTTCAGGTAGCCAAGAAAGGACACATAAGGAAGAAGTTCATATCTGTTAG
- the LOC100284820 gene encoding uncharacterized protein isoform X2 yields MYGACSSCCSSGSSSPSPWPPQASPPPSLLILVFNLSPLIELTRIHRLVGVHGVDAPLTQSFLAYLLLTLVYVPIVLRRRQKLQIAWYWYLALAFFDVQGNYLVVKAYQYSYITSVTLLDCWTVVWVVMLTWYALGTRYSLWQFVGAGTCVAGLALVLLSDAKSQDEQDPKKIPLLGDALVIAGTVGFAFSNVGEEYCVKKKDRVEVVAMLGLFGLLISTAQILVFERKGLEAVTWSPTMISLFAGFAVAIFVFYTVAPFVLKMSGATLFNLSLLTSDMWAVAIRVLFYQQEINRLYYLAFAVVAIGLIIYSLNDRSSDDETAGSTEAPAQYQQLPIEDNSTRIGSSSGKRLIGPRS; encoded by the exons ATGTATGGAGCCTGCTCCTCGTGCTGCTCCTCGGGCAGCTCGTCGCcttctccatggccgcctcaagcTTCGCCTCCTCCCTCATTGCTAATCTTGGTATTCAATCTTTCACCTCTCATTGAGCTGACCAGAATACACAGACTTGTTGGTGTCCATG GAGTCGATGCCCCACTGACACAGTCTTTCTTAGCCTACCTGTTGCTGACCTTAGTCTATGTACCAATCGTCCTGCGTCGACGGCAGAAGCTGCAA ATAGCTTGGTACTGGTACCTAGCTCTGGCCTTCTTTGATGTACAGGGGAACTATCTTG TTGTGAAGGCGTACCAGTACTCATACATTACCAGTGTGACTTTGTTGGATTGCTGGACTGTTGTATGGGTCGTCATGCTCACCTGGTACGCACTGGGCACAAGATACTCACTCTGGCAGTTCGTGGGGGCAGGGACCTGTGTGGCAGGGCTCGCCCTTGTGCTGCTTTCAGATGCAAAATCTCAAGATGAGCAAG ATCCGAAAAAAATaccacttctgggggatgcccttGTTATTGCTGGGACAGTTGGTTTTGCATTTAGCAATGTTGGGGAG GAATACTGTGTCAAGAAAAAGGATAGAGTTGAAGTTGTTGCAATGCTTGGTCTCTTTGGGTTGCTGATCAGCACAGCGCAGAT ACTTGTATTTGAAAGGAAGGGCCTAGAAGCAGTTACATGGTCTCCAACAATG ATAAGTCTGTTTGCAGGATTTGCAGTGGCAATTTTCGTATTCTACACAGTTGCTCCtttcgttcttaag ATGAGTGGAGCTACATTGTTCAACCTTTCACTGCTAACATCTGACATGTGGGCAGTCGCCATTCGAGTTTTATTCTATCAGCAAGAG ATAAACAGGTTGTACTACCTAGCATTCGCAGTTGTGGCCATTGGATTAATCATCTATTCGTTGAA TGATAGATCTTCAGATGATGAAACAGCTGGAAGTACAGAAGCACCGGCCCAATATCAGCAACTTCCAATTGAAGACAATTCAACAAGAATTGGTTCTAGTTCAG GAAAACGTTTAATTGGCCCAAGAAGCTAA
- the LOC100284820 gene encoding uncharacterized protein isoform X3 yields the protein MEFKRDVWSLLLVLLLGQLVAFSMAASSFASSLIANLGVDAPLTQSFLAYLLLTLVYVPIVLRRRQKLQIAWYWYLALAFFDVQGNYLVVKAYQYSYITSVTLLDCWTVVWVVMLTWYALGTRYSLWQFVGAGTCVAGLALVLLSDAKSQDEQDPKKIPLLGDALVIAGTVGFAFSNVGEEYCVKKKDRVEVVAMLGLFGLLISTAQILVFERKGLEAVTWSPTMISLFAGFAVAIFVFYTVAPFVLKMSGATLFNLSLLTSDMWAVAIRVLFYQQEINRLYYLAFAVVAIGLIIYSLNDRSSDDETAGSTEAPAQYQQLPIEDNSTRIGSSSGSQERTHKEEVHIC from the exons ATGGAGTTCAAGAGGGATGTATGGAGCCTGCTCCTCGTGCTGCTCCTCGGGCAGCTCGTCGCcttctccatggccgcctcaagcTTCGCCTCCTCCCTCATTGCTAATCTTG GAGTCGATGCCCCACTGACACAGTCTTTCTTAGCCTACCTGTTGCTGACCTTAGTCTATGTACCAATCGTCCTGCGTCGACGGCAGAAGCTGCAA ATAGCTTGGTACTGGTACCTAGCTCTGGCCTTCTTTGATGTACAGGGGAACTATCTTG TTGTGAAGGCGTACCAGTACTCATACATTACCAGTGTGACTTTGTTGGATTGCTGGACTGTTGTATGGGTCGTCATGCTCACCTGGTACGCACTGGGCACAAGATACTCACTCTGGCAGTTCGTGGGGGCAGGGACCTGTGTGGCAGGGCTCGCCCTTGTGCTGCTTTCAGATGCAAAATCTCAAGATGAGCAAG ATCCGAAAAAAATaccacttctgggggatgcccttGTTATTGCTGGGACAGTTGGTTTTGCATTTAGCAATGTTGGGGAG GAATACTGTGTCAAGAAAAAGGATAGAGTTGAAGTTGTTGCAATGCTTGGTCTCTTTGGGTTGCTGATCAGCACAGCGCAGAT ACTTGTATTTGAAAGGAAGGGCCTAGAAGCAGTTACATGGTCTCCAACAATG ATAAGTCTGTTTGCAGGATTTGCAGTGGCAATTTTCGTATTCTACACAGTTGCTCCtttcgttcttaag ATGAGTGGAGCTACATTGTTCAACCTTTCACTGCTAACATCTGACATGTGGGCAGTCGCCATTCGAGTTTTATTCTATCAGCAAGAG ATAAACAGGTTGTACTACCTAGCATTCGCAGTTGTGGCCATTGGATTAATCATCTATTCGTTGAA TGATAGATCTTCAGATGATGAAACAGCTGGAAGTACAGAAGCACCGGCCCAATATCAGCAACTTCCAATTGAAGACAATTCAACAAGAATTGGTTCTAGTTCAGGTAGCCAAGAAAGGACACATAAGGAAGAAGTTCATATCTGTTAG
- the LOC109940574 gene encoding uncharacterized protein LOC109940574, whose translation MRCCQRQWSLAPRRGRGRERNVQAGPPRPRPGGMSTKEHHPARVAALGWCGVVASSLPQLVARCMHDGSRDD comes from the coding sequence ATGCGATGCTGCCAGCGACAGTGGTCCCTTGCTCctcggcgcgggcgcgggcgcgagcgGAACGTTCAGGCAGGGCCCCCCCGGCCCCGACCCGGCGGCATGTCGACCAAGGAACATCATCCGGCCAGAGTGGCAGCCTTGGGGTGGTGTGGTGTGGTGGCCTCATCACTGCCTCAGCTCGTCGCACGGTGCATGCACGATGGATCGCGAGATGACTGA